In the Pseudonocardia cypriaca genome, one interval contains:
- a CDS encoding electron transfer flavoprotein subunit beta/FixA family protein, producing the protein MNIVVLVKQVPDTYSERKLRSDGTLDRDATDAVLDEINERAVEAALQLKEANDGSEVTVLTMGPDRATDAIRKALSMGADKAVHLSDEALAGSCAVQTARALAKAVGTVEGVDLVIAGNEASDGRSAAVPAMLADVLGLPALTHAREVTVEGSSVTVKRETDDGITTLTAELPAVVSVGEKINEPRYPSFKGIMAAKKKPVTTLGLADAGIDPSEVGLANALSAVTSSQPKPPKSAGEKVTDEGDGGQKIAGYLVSQKLI; encoded by the coding sequence ATGAACATCGTCGTGCTGGTCAAGCAGGTGCCCGACACGTACTCGGAGCGGAAGCTGCGGTCCGATGGCACCTTGGACCGCGACGCCACCGACGCGGTGCTGGACGAGATCAACGAGCGGGCGGTCGAGGCCGCCCTGCAGCTGAAGGAAGCCAACGACGGCTCCGAGGTCACGGTGCTCACCATGGGTCCGGACCGGGCGACCGACGCGATCCGCAAGGCCCTCTCGATGGGCGCCGACAAGGCGGTGCACCTGTCGGACGAGGCCCTCGCGGGCTCGTGCGCGGTGCAGACGGCACGGGCGCTGGCGAAGGCGGTCGGCACCGTCGAGGGCGTCGATCTGGTGATCGCGGGCAACGAGGCATCCGACGGCCGGTCCGCCGCGGTGCCGGCGATGCTGGCCGACGTGCTGGGCCTGCCCGCGTTGACGCACGCCCGTGAGGTCACGGTGGAGGGCTCGTCGGTCACCGTGAAGCGGGAGACCGACGACGGCATCACCACCCTGACCGCGGAGCTGCCGGCCGTGGTGAGCGTCGGGGAGAAGATCAACGAGCCGCGGTACCCGTCGTTCAAGGGGATCATGGCGGCCAAGAAGAAGCCGGTCACCACGCTTGGGCTCGCGGACGCGGGGATCGACCCGTCGGAGGTCGGGCTGGCCAACGCGCTGTCGGCCGTGACCTCGTCGCAGCCGAAGCCGCCGAAGAGCGCAGGCGAGAAGGTCACCGACGAGGGCGACGGCGGCCAGAAGATCGCCGGCTACCTGGTGTCCCAGAAGCTCATCTGA
- a CDS encoding class I SAM-dependent methyltransferase, which produces MTPDATLPLTGERTVPGIPEENYWFRRHEAVYVALRDRCAGALVLEAGCGEGYGAGMLAEVAARVLALDLDPTTAAHVARRYSGTAVARANLVALPVRDRSIDAVVSLQVIEHLWEQERFLRECSRALRPGGTLMLSTPNRLTFSPGRDTPLNPFHTRELSAAELAGLVRDAGFADVEVHGLHHGPRLRALDARHGGSIVDAQVAVALGGGTWPPALRADVESVTVEDFVLGSADVDTSLDLLVLATRPVASTR; this is translated from the coding sequence GTGACCCCCGACGCGACCCTCCCCCTCACCGGCGAGCGCACGGTGCCGGGCATCCCGGAGGAGAACTACTGGTTCCGCCGGCACGAGGCGGTGTACGTCGCGCTGCGGGACCGGTGCGCGGGGGCGCTCGTGCTGGAGGCGGGCTGCGGCGAGGGGTACGGCGCCGGCATGCTCGCCGAGGTCGCGGCCCGCGTCCTCGCGCTGGACCTCGACCCGACGACGGCGGCGCACGTCGCCCGCCGCTACTCCGGCACCGCCGTCGCGCGGGCCAACCTCGTCGCTCTGCCCGTCCGCGACCGCAGCATCGACGCCGTGGTCTCGCTGCAGGTGATCGAGCACCTGTGGGAGCAGGAGCGGTTCCTGCGCGAGTGCTCCCGGGCGCTGCGCCCGGGCGGGACCCTGATGCTGTCGACGCCCAACCGGCTCACCTTCTCCCCCGGCCGGGACACCCCGCTCAACCCGTTCCACACCCGGGAGCTGTCCGCGGCGGAGCTCGCCGGGCTCGTCCGGGACGCGGGCTTCGCCGACGTCGAGGTCCACGGCCTGCACCACGGGCCACGGCTGCGCGCGCTCGACGCCCGCCACGGGGGCTCGATCGTCGACGCCCAGGTGGCAGTGGCGCTCGGCGGCGGGACGTGGCCCCCCGCGCTGCGTGCGGACGTCGAGTCGGTGACGGTCGAGGACTTCGTGCTCGGGTCCGCGGATGTCGACACGAGCCTCGACCTGCTCGTGCTGGCGACCCGGCCCGTAGCGTCCACCCGATGA
- a CDS encoding 1,4-alpha-glucan branching protein domain-containing protein: MSEPVGTFCLVLHSHLPWLAHHGRWPVGEEWLYQSWSHAYLPVIDVVRRLAAEGRRELLTLGVTPVLAAQLDDPHCLRGVHDWLGGWLLRAHGAAARLPELAAREHRAATDALEVFERDWRHGASPLLRALTDAGALELLGGPATHPFGPLLQPEVRAFALETGLTDAAVRLGARPAGIWAPECGYAPGMECGYAAAGVRRFLVDGPALQGDTALARPVGDSDVLAFGRDLDVTYRVWSPRSGYPGGPDYRDFHTYDHPSGLKPARVTGRRVPSEAKRPYDPARATAAVARDAADFVRVVRERLVALRERLGRPGLTVAAFDTELFGHWWHEGPAWLETVLRALPDAGVRVSTLRGAAAAGLVGEPVALPPSSWGSGKDWRVWAGPQVADLVAQQEGVQKALLGAVAPGLARDPVRDALATEALLALSSDWAFMVSKDSAAGYARERAAGHAARVEELAALLAAGRRRAAERRIASWGGDDAVFGHLDARRLLPAALP, from the coding sequence ATGAGCGAGCCCGTCGGGACGTTCTGCCTCGTGCTGCACAGCCACCTGCCCTGGCTCGCGCACCACGGGCGGTGGCCCGTCGGGGAGGAGTGGCTCTACCAGTCCTGGTCGCACGCCTACCTGCCCGTCATCGACGTGGTGCGCCGGCTGGCCGCCGAGGGCAGGCGAGAGCTGCTGACGCTCGGCGTCACGCCGGTGCTCGCGGCCCAGCTCGACGACCCGCACTGCCTGCGCGGCGTGCACGACTGGCTCGGCGGCTGGCTGCTGCGCGCGCACGGCGCCGCGGCCCGGCTGCCCGAGCTCGCCGCGCGGGAGCACCGCGCGGCGACGGACGCGCTGGAGGTGTTCGAGCGCGACTGGCGCCACGGCGCGTCCCCACTGCTGCGCGCGTTGACCGATGCCGGCGCGCTGGAGCTGCTCGGCGGCCCGGCGACGCACCCGTTCGGCCCGCTGCTCCAGCCCGAGGTCCGCGCGTTCGCGCTGGAGACCGGGCTCACCGACGCCGCGGTCCGGCTCGGCGCCCGGCCGGCCGGGATCTGGGCGCCCGAATGCGGCTACGCGCCCGGGATGGAGTGCGGGTACGCCGCGGCGGGGGTGCGGCGCTTCCTCGTCGACGGCCCGGCGCTCCAGGGCGACACCGCGCTCGCCCGGCCCGTCGGCGACTCGGACGTCCTGGCCTTCGGCCGGGACCTGGACGTGACCTACCGGGTCTGGTCGCCGCGGTCCGGCTACCCCGGCGGCCCGGACTACCGCGACTTCCACACCTACGACCACCCGTCGGGCCTCAAGCCGGCACGCGTGACGGGGCGGCGGGTGCCATCGGAGGCCAAGCGGCCGTACGACCCGGCGCGCGCCACCGCCGCGGTCGCGCGCGACGCCGCCGACTTCGTCCGAGTGGTCCGCGAGCGGCTCGTCGCGCTGCGCGAACGCCTCGGGCGGCCGGGACTCACCGTGGCGGCGTTCGACACCGAGCTGTTCGGGCACTGGTGGCACGAGGGCCCGGCGTGGCTGGAGACCGTGCTGCGCGCCCTGCCCGACGCCGGGGTGCGGGTCTCGACGCTGCGCGGCGCCGCGGCCGCCGGGCTCGTCGGCGAACCGGTGGCGCTGCCGCCGTCTTCATGGGGATCGGGCAAGGACTGGCGGGTGTGGGCCGGACCGCAGGTCGCCGACCTCGTTGCGCAGCAGGAAGGGGTGCAGAAGGCATTGCTCGGTGCGGTGGCCCCGGGTCTCGCCCGCGACCCGGTCCGCGACGCGCTCGCCACCGAGGCGCTGCTCGCGCTGTCGAGCGACTGGGCGTTCATGGTCAGCAAGGACTCGGCGGCCGGCTACGCGCGCGAGCGTGCGGCGGGGCACGCCGCACGCGTCGAGGAGCTCGCCGCCCTGCTGGCCGCGGGCCGCCGCCGCGCCGCCGAGCGCCGGATCGCGAGCTGGGGCGGCGACGACGCCGTCTTCGGCCACCTCGACGCCCGCCGCCTGCTCCCCGCTGCCCTCCCCTGA
- a CDS encoding YnfA family protein yields the protein MTVARSVALFVLAALAEIGGAWLVWQGVREHRGLLWVGAGVLALGAYGFVATLQPDPNFGRILAAYGGVFVAGSLLWGVVLDGFRPDRYDVIGAVVCLVGVAVIMYAPRPA from the coding sequence GTGACCGTCGCGCGTTCCGTCGCCCTGTTCGTACTGGCCGCGCTGGCCGAGATCGGCGGCGCGTGGCTCGTCTGGCAGGGGGTGCGGGAACACCGCGGCCTGCTCTGGGTCGGGGCAGGCGTGCTCGCACTCGGCGCGTACGGGTTCGTCGCGACCCTGCAGCCGGACCCCAACTTCGGGCGGATCCTCGCCGCGTACGGGGGCGTGTTCGTGGCCGGCTCGCTGCTGTGGGGGGTGGTCCTCGACGGCTTCCGGCCCGACCGCTACGACGTCATCGGCGCCGTGGTCTGCCTCGTCGGGGTCGCCGTGATCATGTATGCCCCCCGCCCGGCCTGA